In Desulfobulbus oralis, one DNA window encodes the following:
- a CDS encoding sigma-54-dependent transcriptional regulator yields MSTALPILVVDDDRYLLLALRQTLELAGFVVQTFERSPAALAAVLGQKEHFAAVLADIRMPELDGMALLARLHKERPELPVILITGHGDVALAVQAVKEGAYDFLQKPVDGEALLGALGRAVERNRLVKENRQLQATLEASRAERTAFYGLVGAHPAMRQVYRLIETMATAPDPVLISGETGSGKELAARALHALSAAGQPFVAVNMAALPAEMIESELFGYERGAFTGADSRKAGKFEFAGRGTLFLDEICSMPLHLQGKLLRVLEERAFCRLGGNAAIPLGARVISASNRDLEGEVASGRFRQDLYFRLNVLPLKIPALAERVADIPLLARHFAEEYALLHGDAQVRLEPAFLDALSQRSWPGNVRELRNLVRRHCILGGQAQQDKAIGAPAAALPASGPLSTWKEHMEREEKRYLIEALAHAGGQVSAACRILGLSRKSVYEKVRRLGIDLEGLRQNRAGKNVT; encoded by the coding sequence ATGAGCACGGCTCTGCCCATTCTGGTGGTGGATGACGACCGCTATCTGCTTTTGGCCCTGCGCCAGACCCTGGAACTGGCGGGCTTTGTGGTCCAGACCTTTGAGCGTTCGCCTGCGGCGCTGGCAGCGGTTTTGGGGCAAAAGGAACATTTCGCTGCCGTGCTGGCCGATATTCGGATGCCCGAGCTGGACGGCATGGCGCTGCTGGCCCGGCTGCATAAGGAGCGGCCCGAACTGCCGGTCATTCTCATCACCGGTCACGGCGATGTGGCCCTGGCCGTGCAGGCGGTGAAGGAAGGGGCCTATGATTTTCTGCAAAAGCCGGTGGACGGGGAGGCGCTTCTGGGCGCCCTGGGCCGGGCCGTGGAACGGAACCGCCTCGTCAAGGAAAATCGGCAGTTGCAGGCCACGCTGGAGGCCAGCCGGGCGGAGCGCACGGCCTTTTACGGTCTGGTGGGCGCGCACCCGGCCATGCGGCAGGTGTACAGACTCATCGAAACCATGGCCACCGCGCCCGACCCGGTGCTCATCAGCGGGGAAACCGGCTCGGGCAAGGAGCTGGCGGCCCGGGCCCTGCACGCGCTTTCCGCCGCGGGCCAGCCCTTTGTGGCCGTGAACATGGCCGCTCTGCCGGCCGAGATGATAGAATCCGAACTCTTTGGTTACGAACGCGGGGCCTTTACCGGTGCGGACAGCCGCAAGGCCGGCAAGTTTGAATTTGCGGGCCGGGGCACCCTCTTTCTGGACGAGATCTGCTCCATGCCGCTGCACCTGCAGGGCAAACTGCTGCGGGTTCTGGAAGAGCGCGCCTTCTGCCGCCTGGGCGGCAATGCGGCCATTCCCCTCGGGGCGCGCGTCATTTCCGCCAGCAACCGCGATCTGGAAGGCGAGGTGGCGAGCGGTCGTTTCCGGCAGGACCTCTATTTCCGGCTCAACGTGCTGCCGCTGAAGATCCCGGCACTGGCGGAGCGGGTCGCGGACATTCCGCTTTTGGCCCGGCATTTTGCCGAAGAGTATGCCCTGCTGCACGGGGATGCCCAGGTCAGGCTGGAGCCTGCCTTTCTGGACGCGCTCAGCCAGCGCTCCTGGCCCGGCAATGTGCGGGAGCTGAGGAACCTGGTGCGCCGGCACTGCATTCTGGGCGGACAGGCGCAGCAGGACAAGGCGATCGGCGCTCCGGCGGCAGCCCTGCCCGCGTCCGGCCCGCTTTCCACCTGGAAAGAGCACATGGAGCGCGAGGAAAAGCGCTACCTCATCGAGGCGCTGGCGCACGCCGGCGGCCAGGTGAGCGCGGCCTGCCGGATTCTGGGACTTTCCCGCAAGAGCGTGTACGAGAAGGTCAGGCGCCTGGGCATTGACCTGGAAGGACTCCGACAGAACAGGGCCGGCAAGAACGTTACTTGA
- a CDS encoding DegQ family serine endoprotease: MFDDTRRRSKALLLALCLSLLPCSFQPLPAFADDAADIAILDRTAKAFSSVVKKAGPAVVQIVVEKNATLGDLRQTPFDELFSDPFFEQFFGRQFGQRQPRGRDRIMKQQAAGSGFIISADGYILTNHHVVAKADTITVRLADEREFKAKVVGTDPQTDVALIKVAGQNLPVLPLGDSDSLEVGEWVIAIGSPFQLSKTVTVGVVSAKGRNRMGMADYENFIQTDAAINPGNSGGPLLNIRGEAIGMNTAIFSRSGGYMGIGFAIPINMAKNIEQQLRSSGKITRGWLGVMIQDVDEELARQFGSGERHGALVSEVSPGSPAEKGGLQQGDLIVAMNGRKVDNVSDLRNRIAETQPDTEVSLRVLRDGQEKTLSMRIGSQPKDLASGDRQRSRSGMGSGILDSMGLSLQDLSDDVARQFGYDKNQGVLIASVEPGSVAEAAGLESGQIVEEINRSRVRSIRDVPKALAMGRDGKQVLLRVRSEAGSRYIVLRAE; this comes from the coding sequence ATGTTTGACGATACCCGTAGGCGTTCCAAGGCTCTGCTCCTGGCCCTGTGCCTCTCGCTGCTGCCTTGCTCTTTCCAGCCGCTGCCCGCTTTTGCCGACGATGCGGCGGACATTGCCATTCTGGATCGCACCGCCAAGGCCTTTTCTTCGGTCGTGAAAAAGGCCGGCCCGGCTGTGGTGCAGATTGTGGTGGAGAAGAACGCGACTCTGGGCGATCTGCGGCAAACGCCCTTTGACGAACTCTTCAGCGATCCCTTTTTCGAGCAGTTCTTCGGCCGCCAGTTCGGGCAGCGGCAGCCCCGCGGCAGGGACCGCATCATGAAACAGCAGGCCGCCGGTTCCGGTTTCATCATCTCGGCGGACGGCTACATCCTGACCAACCACCACGTGGTGGCAAAGGCCGACACCATCACCGTGCGGCTGGCGGACGAGCGCGAATTCAAGGCCAAGGTCGTCGGCACCGACCCGCAGACCGACGTGGCGCTCATCAAGGTGGCAGGCCAGAACCTGCCGGTGCTGCCCCTGGGCGATTCCGACAGCCTGGAAGTCGGCGAATGGGTGATTGCCATCGGCAGCCCCTTCCAGCTCAGCAAAACCGTGACTGTGGGCGTGGTCAGCGCCAAGGGCCGCAACCGCATGGGCATGGCTGACTATGAAAATTTCATCCAGACCGATGCGGCCATCAACCCCGGCAACTCCGGCGGTCCGCTGCTGAATATCCGCGGCGAGGCCATTGGCATGAACACCGCCATTTTCTCCCGCAGCGGCGGCTACATGGGTATCGGCTTCGCCATCCCCATCAACATGGCGAAGAACATAGAGCAGCAGCTCCGCTCCAGCGGCAAGATCACCCGCGGCTGGCTGGGCGTGATGATTCAGGACGTGGACGAGGAACTGGCCAGGCAGTTCGGCAGCGGTGAGCGCCATGGCGCGCTGGTCTCCGAGGTCAGCCCCGGCTCGCCTGCGGAAAAGGGCGGCCTGCAGCAGGGCGATCTGATTGTGGCCATGAACGGCCGGAAGGTGGACAATGTCTCCGACCTGCGCAACCGCATCGCCGAAACCCAGCCCGACACGGAGGTGTCCCTGCGCGTGCTGCGTGACGGCCAGGAGAAGACGCTGAGCATGCGGATCGGCAGCCAGCCGAAAGACCTGGCCAGTGGCGATCGGCAGAGAAGCAGGAGCGGCATGGGCAGCGGCATACTCGACAGCATGGGGCTGTCCCTGCAGGATCTGAGCGACGATGTGGCCCGACAGTTCGGCTACGATAAAAATCAGGGCGTGCTGATTGCCAGCGTGGAGCCGGGTTCCGTGGCCGAGGCCGCCGGCCTCGAAAGTGGGCAGATTGTCGAGGAAATCAACCGCAGCCGCGTCCGCAGCATCAGGGATGTGCCCAAGGCCCTGGCCATGGGCAGAGACGGCAAGCAGGTGCTTTTGCGCGTGCGCAGCGAGGCTGGAAGCCGTTATATTGTCCTGCGGGCCGAATAA
- the tpx gene encoding thiol peroxidase, with protein sequence MASITLQGNKLETAGTLPAIGSAAPDFKLLNGELGEVSLKDYQGKKLVLNIFPSIDTGVCATSVRRFNQEAAKLPGVQVLCISADLPFALGRFCAAEGIKNVATLSAFLDPFRSPSFGQDYGVRMVSGPLQGLLSRAVVVIDAGGRVVHTEQVPELTQEPDYDAALAALR encoded by the coding sequence ATGGCAAGCATAACCCTTCAAGGCAATAAACTGGAAACCGCAGGCACGCTGCCCGCAATCGGCTCGGCCGCGCCGGACTTCAAACTGCTGAACGGCGAACTGGGCGAGGTCTCGCTCAAAGACTACCAGGGTAAAAAGCTGGTGCTCAACATCTTCCCAAGCATCGACACCGGCGTGTGCGCAACCTCGGTACGGCGCTTCAATCAGGAGGCCGCCAAACTGCCGGGCGTGCAGGTGCTCTGCATTTCGGCCGACCTGCCCTTTGCCCTGGGCCGCTTCTGCGCCGCCGAGGGCATCAAGAACGTGGCCACGCTCTCGGCCTTTCTGGACCCCTTCCGCAGCCCCAGCTTTGGCCAGGATTACGGCGTCCGTATGGTCAGCGGCCCGCTTCAGGGTCTGCTGTCCCGGGCCGTGGTGGTCATCGATGCAGGCGGCAGGGTCGTCCACACCGAGCAGGTGCCGGAACTCACCCAGGAACCGGACTATGATGCGGCCCTGGCTGCCCTCCGGTAA
- a CDS encoding M24 family metallopeptidase, with the protein MHEIRLTPKTEIDARIRHLQAQLAEEGVDAALIIHHTNMFYYSGTSQSGHLLIPRQGEPLLMVRRSFGRARAESPLAQILDVQSLKLLPALLAEYGCASERVGLELDLLPVNLYHRYLGLFPNTEFVDISMLTRRQRMIKSPYEIELLEASAAVLDAVFAKVPAWLHAGMPELELASRFEAGMRQRGFGGGARMRSFNQDFFMGNVHAGKSAAVPSFFDGPVGGPGTSPAGNPQGAGWGCLQRNEPVYIDYASCIDGYIADETRMFCVGRMPEDMRAAYEAALAVEAAVLARARPGVLWEELYQRALEVVADTGLGDFFMGPGPDRVRFVGHGVGLELDELPVLAPKLRQPLEAGMVFALEPTFVFPGGAVGIENTHLVEATGIRTLTRAPREIVCVS; encoded by the coding sequence ATGCACGAAATCAGGCTGACCCCGAAAACGGAAATCGACGCGCGCATCCGGCACCTGCAGGCGCAACTTGCCGAAGAGGGCGTGGACGCTGCGCTCATCATCCATCACACAAACATGTTTTATTACAGCGGCACTTCCCAGAGCGGCCATCTCCTGATTCCACGGCAGGGTGAGCCGCTCCTCATGGTGCGCCGGAGCTTCGGGCGTGCCAGGGCGGAATCGCCGCTTGCCCAGATTCTGGACGTGCAGAGTCTGAAACTCCTGCCCGCGCTCCTGGCCGAATACGGCTGCGCGAGCGAGCGCGTAGGCCTTGAACTGGACCTTTTGCCGGTCAATCTCTATCACCGTTACCTTGGCCTGTTCCCGAACACCGAATTTGTCGACATCTCCATGCTGACCCGGCGGCAGCGCATGATCAAATCGCCGTACGAAATCGAATTGCTGGAAGCCTCGGCCGCGGTGCTGGATGCGGTCTTTGCCAAGGTGCCCGCATGGCTGCACGCCGGCATGCCCGAGCTGGAACTGGCAAGTCGCTTCGAGGCCGGCATGCGGCAACGGGGTTTTGGCGGCGGCGCGCGGATGCGGAGCTTCAATCAGGACTTTTTCATGGGCAATGTCCATGCCGGCAAAAGCGCTGCGGTGCCCAGTTTTTTTGACGGCCCGGTGGGTGGCCCCGGCACCTCCCCCGCCGGCAATCCGCAGGGCGCAGGCTGGGGCTGCCTGCAGCGGAACGAGCCGGTCTATATCGACTATGCGAGCTGCATCGACGGCTATATTGCGGACGAAACCCGCATGTTCTGCGTGGGCAGAATGCCGGAGGACATGCGGGCCGCCTACGAGGCGGCGCTGGCCGTGGAAGCGGCGGTGCTGGCCAGGGCCCGGCCCGGCGTGCTGTGGGAGGAACTCTACCAGCGTGCGCTGGAGGTGGTGGCGGATACCGGCCTGGGCGACTTTTTCATGGGCCCTGGCCCGGACAGGGTGCGCTTCGTGGGGCATGGCGTGGGGCTGGAACTGGACGAACTGCCGGTGCTGGCCCCCAAACTGCGCCAGCCACTCGAAGCGGGCATGGTCTTTGCCCTGGAGCCGACCTTTGTCTTTCCCGGCGGCGCGGTTGGCATCGAAAACACCCATCTGGTCGAGGCCACAGGCATCCGCACCCTGACTCGCGCGCCCCGGGAAATCGTATGCGTGAGCTGA
- a CDS encoding PEP/pyruvate-binding domain-containing protein, with protein MLHSLSNWFRKTFGSTRDDDSPRLDAAAVEKLQITFKARYYSFRQLLAANTKTLESMAEIEKALQGAEPFSFSFVQKACGTVSINVFSMISHMERIAPGRYEALREAFTAIQSRIDALWLQKKELSDRRLVIPLEAVTSDMMDVAGGKMANLGDIKNRLRMRVPPGFVVTAAAHELFMRTDGLQKEVDRLFQVAGTDLDRNPDLVSSQIRQRILAAGIPEPLYNAVMAAFEKLKKEYRGPQLRLAVRSSAHGEDAENSSFAGQYRSELNVSFEQFFHAYKQVVASKYSPQAIAYKLNRGFRDKDIAMCVGCLAMVDAVAGGVVYTRNPLDRRDDRIYINSVWGLPKGVVDGDALCDLFVVARDEHLTIERQDVRNKDFLVQCYESDGCIRAKTDESLVGAPSLSPEKIRELADAAIQIEEYYETAQDIEWAITREGELYFLQSRPLQQMEAVLPVEELNLSRFDHSLLFDKGINVSPGTASGRVFKVAKKADILQFPEGAVLVVAQALPTWAPLVARASAVISERGGFAGHLANVAREFGIPAIFGVATAMTNVENGELVTVAADLGRVYLGSIAPLLEWKRAEIAPMKGSPIYETLLQASRHIIPLTLVDPESRDFRPDKCSTFHDITRFIHEKAVVEMFNFGKDHRFSELASKQLHYRVPMNWWILNLDDGFAHEVPGRYVKLDDIASIPMLAFWDGFVAIPWDGPPAMDGGGMTSILVRSTMNTNLVAGAQSKYAERNYFMISKHFCTLNSRLGYHFCTMEAMVSERKPENYVRFTFKGGAADYERCLGRVRFIQEILERYDFHASANGDHMDARIEGRNQNYMLERLKILGYLTLHTRQLDMIMGNPARVKYYKNKLTGDIDRILSGAAGGQKA; from the coding sequence ATGCTGCACAGCCTGTCCAACTGGTTCAGAAAAACCTTCGGTTCGACCAGAGACGACGACAGCCCCAGGCTGGACGCCGCTGCAGTCGAAAAACTGCAGATCACCTTCAAGGCCCGCTACTACAGTTTCCGCCAACTGCTCGCCGCCAACACCAAGACCCTGGAATCCATGGCGGAAATTGAAAAGGCGCTCCAGGGCGCCGAACCCTTCAGCTTTTCCTTTGTCCAGAAGGCGTGCGGCACGGTATCCATCAATGTGTTCAGCATGATCAGCCACATGGAGCGCATCGCGCCCGGCAGGTACGAGGCCCTGCGGGAGGCCTTTACCGCCATTCAGAGCCGGATCGATGCGCTGTGGCTGCAGAAGAAGGAACTGAGCGACCGCCGTCTGGTCATTCCCCTGGAGGCGGTGACCAGCGACATGATGGATGTGGCGGGCGGCAAGATGGCGAACCTGGGCGACATCAAGAACCGGCTCAGGATGCGGGTGCCGCCGGGCTTTGTGGTCACCGCCGCGGCCCACGAACTCTTCATGCGGACAGACGGTCTGCAGAAGGAGGTGGACCGCCTCTTTCAGGTGGCTGGCACCGATCTGGACCGTAATCCGGATCTGGTGAGTTCCCAGATTCGTCAGCGCATTCTGGCCGCCGGCATACCGGAGCCGCTCTACAATGCGGTCATGGCGGCCTTCGAGAAGCTGAAGAAGGAATACAGGGGCCCGCAGCTCAGACTCGCGGTGCGCAGCAGCGCCCACGGCGAAGACGCGGAAAACAGCTCCTTTGCCGGCCAGTACCGAAGCGAGCTGAACGTGAGCTTCGAGCAGTTCTTCCACGCCTACAAGCAGGTGGTGGCCAGCAAGTACAGCCCGCAGGCCATTGCCTACAAACTTAACAGGGGCTTCCGCGACAAGGACATTGCCATGTGCGTGGGCTGCCTGGCCATGGTGGACGCCGTGGCCGGCGGCGTGGTCTACACCCGTAACCCCCTTGACCGGAGAGACGACCGCATCTACATCAACTCCGTCTGGGGGCTGCCCAAGGGGGTGGTGGACGGCGACGCGCTCTGCGATCTCTTCGTGGTGGCGCGGGACGAGCATCTGACCATCGAGCGGCAGGATGTGCGGAACAAGGATTTTCTGGTGCAGTGCTACGAATCCGACGGCTGCATCCGTGCCAAAACCGACGAGTCCCTGGTGGGAGCGCCCTCGCTGAGCCCCGAGAAGATTCGCGAGCTGGCCGACGCGGCCATTCAGATCGAGGAGTACTACGAGACCGCACAGGACATCGAGTGGGCGATCACCAGGGAAGGGGAGCTGTATTTCCTGCAGTCCCGGCCGCTCCAGCAGATGGAAGCCGTGCTGCCGGTCGAGGAACTGAACCTGAGCCGTTTCGACCATTCCCTGCTCTTCGACAAGGGCATCAATGTCAGTCCCGGCACTGCCTCGGGCCGGGTCTTCAAGGTGGCCAAGAAAGCGGATATCCTGCAGTTTCCGGAAGGGGCGGTACTGGTCGTGGCCCAGGCCCTGCCTACCTGGGCGCCGCTTGTGGCCCGCGCATCGGCGGTCATTTCCGAGCGTGGCGGCTTTGCCGGACATCTGGCCAATGTGGCGCGCGAATTCGGCATTCCGGCCATCTTTGGCGTGGCCACGGCCATGACGAATGTGGAAAACGGCGAACTGGTCACCGTAGCCGCTGATCTGGGCCGGGTCTATCTGGGCAGCATCGCGCCCCTGCTCGAATGGAAACGCGCCGAGATCGCGCCCATGAAGGGCAGCCCCATCTACGAGACCCTGCTGCAGGCCAGCCGCCATATCATCCCCCTGACCCTGGTCGATCCGGAATCCCGCGATTTTCGACCCGACAAGTGCAGCACCTTCCACGACATCACCCGCTTCATCCACGAGAAAGCCGTGGTGGAGATGTTCAACTTCGGCAAGGATCACCGCTTTTCCGAACTGGCCAGCAAGCAGCTCCACTACCGGGTGCCCATGAACTGGTGGATTCTGAATCTGGACGACGGCTTCGCCCACGAGGTGCCGGGCAGGTATGTGAAGCTGGACGACATCGCCAGCATTCCCATGCTGGCCTTCTGGGACGGCTTTGTCGCCATCCCCTGGGACGGCCCGCCGGCCATGGACGGCGGGGGCATGACCAGCATTCTGGTGCGTTCCACCATGAACACCAACCTGGTTGCCGGCGCCCAGAGCAAGTATGCGGAGCGCAACTACTTCATGATTTCAAAGCACTTCTGCACCCTGAACTCGCGCCTGGGCTACCACTTTTGCACCATGGAGGCCATGGTCAGCGAGCGCAAGCCGGAAAACTACGTGCGCTTCACCTTCAAGGGCGGCGCGGCAGACTACGAGCGCTGTCTGGGCCGGGTGCGTTTCATTCAGGAGATTCTGGAGCGCTACGACTTCCACGCGAGTGCCAACGGCGACCACATGGATGCCAGAATCGAGGGCCGGAATCAGAACTATATGCTGGAGCGGCTGAAGATTCTGGGTTACCTCACCCTGCACACCCGCCAGCTCGATATGATCATGGGCAATCCGGCCCGGGTCAAGTACTACAAGAACAAACTCACGGGCGACATCGACCGGATTTTATCCGGAGCAGCCGGCGGACAAAAGGCGTAA
- a CDS encoding response regulator produces MDRKFKVLLVDDEDIFREATARQLRVRGFVVNAADSGEAALELVHSDPPDVVLLDQQMPGLSGSETFAAIKQANPLIEVIMLTGNTSVDDALELMKLGTFDYLMKPVNLEELLYKIEDAYARKQINERQLSAGLA; encoded by the coding sequence ATGGACAGAAAATTCAAGGTTCTTCTGGTGGACGACGAGGACATCTTCCGCGAAGCCACGGCCCGCCAGCTCAGGGTGCGCGGCTTTGTCGTCAATGCCGCCGACAGCGGCGAGGCGGCCCTGGAGCTGGTGCACAGCGATCCGCCGGACGTGGTGCTCCTGGACCAGCAGATGCCCGGTTTGTCGGGTTCCGAAACCTTTGCGGCCATCAAGCAGGCGAATCCGCTCATCGAGGTCATCATGCTGACCGGCAACACCAGTGTGGACGACGCGCTGGAGCTGATGAAGCTGGGCACCTTCGACTACCTGATGAAGCCCGTGAATCTGGAAGAACTGCTCTACAAGATAGAAGACGCCTATGCCAGAAAGCAGATCAACGAGCGCCAGTTGAGTGCTGGCCTGGCCTGA
- a CDS encoding sensor histidine kinase: protein MRVWDMSLLQDNPSTTRAPRESIHAYVYSEANRQQMGQRFRRLQRKLTIGLIIGFLLPNALLAAYFHHQLTHSLKNSAILKLATLADNQKNALDLYLQARVSNLSTLLPDPSLSQAPSQDGLAAGLKRLNALHEDFTGLGLLDAGGTVRAYAGPVPEQGKTLGLAPWLGALFDGSRSYCIGDIHTEEGEVQQGIVAVRRTLDGRNDILFASLNPDRLAEVLANPAPDDTVHRSLLHDQSASGSSKEAEVRERMTDDEPVLSARIRLAEAPWLLELSQPLPVAMAEMYHARRVLLWSLIAITLLFSLLITFTISKLMQDARRMADRGSRLQEMLVHASKLASIGELAAGVAHEINNPLAIIMAESGVIRDMFTPEFELDHSREALEKELAVIDKAATRAKGITRRLQEMAKARVPQSEPCDLNAQVSNTLARLRKVELKTKRNLDIQLDLDPDLPAVLAEAEPIRQVIGNLLLNAADAIGEERGVIAISTGMEDRMLAIHIADTGRGIPPENLERIFHPFFTTKGGAYGTGLGLSIAASIVKYLGGVIKVSSIVGKGSTFTVLLPNNFTCPINPQEAA from the coding sequence ATGCGAGTCTGGGATATGAGCCTCTTGCAGGACAATCCGAGTACGACCAGGGCGCCCAGAGAATCCATCCATGCCTATGTGTACAGCGAAGCCAACCGTCAGCAGATGGGCCAGCGCTTCAGGCGGCTGCAACGCAAGCTGACCATTGGCCTGATTATCGGCTTTCTCCTGCCGAACGCGCTTTTGGCTGCGTATTTCCACCACCAGCTCACCCATTCCCTGAAAAACAGCGCCATCCTGAAACTGGCCACTCTGGCCGACAATCAGAAAAATGCCCTGGACCTCTACCTGCAGGCCCGGGTGAGCAATCTCTCCACCCTTTTGCCCGATCCCAGCCTGAGCCAGGCACCCTCGCAGGACGGGCTGGCCGCCGGCCTGAAACGCCTGAATGCGCTGCACGAAGACTTCACGGGTCTGGGGCTTCTGGATGCGGGCGGCACGGTGCGGGCCTATGCGGGCCCTGTGCCGGAGCAGGGCAAAACCCTGGGCCTCGCTCCCTGGCTGGGCGCTCTTTTCGACGGCAGCCGCAGCTACTGCATAGGTGATATCCACACGGAGGAGGGAGAGGTACAGCAGGGCATCGTGGCAGTGCGTCGCACCCTGGACGGTCGAAACGACATCCTTTTCGCCAGTCTGAATCCCGACCGCCTGGCCGAAGTGTTGGCGAACCCGGCGCCTGACGACACTGTGCACAGGTCCCTGCTGCATGACCAGAGCGCCTCCGGTTCCTCCAAAGAAGCGGAGGTACGGGAGCGGATGACAGACGATGAACCGGTCCTGAGCGCCCGCATCCGGCTTGCCGAAGCGCCATGGCTGCTGGAACTCTCGCAGCCGCTCCCGGTGGCCATGGCTGAAATGTATCACGCCCGCCGCGTGCTGCTCTGGAGCCTGATCGCCATCACGCTCCTGTTTTCCCTCCTCATCACCTTTACCATCAGCAAACTGATGCAGGATGCCCGGCGCATGGCCGACAGGGGCAGCAGGCTGCAGGAAATGCTGGTGCATGCCTCCAAGCTCGCCTCCATCGGCGAACTGGCTGCGGGTGTGGCCCATGAAATCAACAATCCCCTGGCCATCATCATGGCCGAGAGCGGCGTCATCCGCGACATGTTCACCCCGGAATTCGAGTTGGATCACAGCCGCGAGGCGCTGGAAAAGGAGCTGGCCGTTATCGACAAGGCCGCAACCCGGGCCAAGGGCATCACGAGACGGCTGCAGGAAATGGCCAAGGCACGGGTGCCGCAGTCAGAGCCCTGCGACCTCAACGCACAGGTGAGCAACACCCTGGCCCGGCTGCGGAAGGTGGAGCTGAAAACCAAAAGAAATCTGGATATTCAGCTCGACCTGGACCCGGATTTGCCGGCAGTTTTGGCCGAGGCCGAACCCATACGACAGGTTATCGGCAACCTGCTTCTGAATGCGGCGGACGCCATTGGCGAGGAGCGCGGCGTCATTGCCATCAGCACCGGCATGGAAGACAGGATGCTGGCCATCCACATTGCCGATACGGGCCGGGGTATTCCGCCCGAAAATCTGGAGCGCATTTTCCACCCCTTTTTCACCACCAAGGGCGGGGCCTACGGCACCGGGCTCGGGCTTTCCATAGCCGCCAGCATTGTCAAATATCTGGGCGGCGTCATCAAGGTGAGCAGCATTGTCGGCAAAGGCAGCACCTTTACCGTGCTTTTGCCCAACAATTTCACCTGCCCCATCAATCCCCAAGAGGCAGCATAA
- a CDS encoding response regulator: MAEAIRVLIVDDEEDFRETIIKRLKVRKLEACGAGTGTAALDLLREKEFDVMVLDVKMPDMNGVDTLKAAKQIAPNVEVIMLTGHASMEFGMKGMQLGAFDYIMKPVPINELLDTITQAYNKKQGLA; this comes from the coding sequence ATGGCAGAAGCGATACGGGTGCTCATTGTCGATGACGAAGAAGATTTCCGCGAAACGATCATCAAAAGACTGAAGGTTCGCAAACTGGAGGCCTGCGGCGCGGGCACCGGCACGGCAGCGCTGGACCTGCTCCGGGAAAAGGAATTCGACGTGATGGTTCTGGACGTGAAGATGCCGGACATGAACGGTGTGGACACGCTCAAGGCAGCCAAGCAGATTGCGCCGAATGTGGAGGTGATCATGCTCACCGGCCACGCCTCCATGGAATTTGGCATGAAGGGCATGCAGTTGGGCGCTTTCGACTATATCATGAAACCGGTGCCCATCAACGAGCTGCTGGACACCATCACCCAGGCCTACAACAAGAAGCAAGGTCTGGCCTGA
- the purM gene encoding phosphoribosylformylglycinamidine cyclo-ligase, producing MTSEQVFRKYSEAGVDIDRGNAFVERIKPLVAATHKRGVLSDLGGFSGLFSLSGEHVNNPVLVSSTDGVGTKLAVAKLMNRHDTIGIDLVAMCVNDVVVCGAKPLFFLDYFASSALELDQATEVLRGIAEGCRQAGCSLIGGETAEMPGLYQPGDYDLAGFAVGICDRDMIIDGSDIRVGNKIIGLASSGLHSNGYSLARKIFFETEGRKVDDYVAELGRTVGEELLTPTRIYVETLVNTLRRHRINGLVHITGGGFLDNIPRVLPTGCVAQIEPGSWPVPPVFGYLQDKGQVSPLEMYRTFNMGIGMIAIVGAREVEDLMQQFEAFGEKAYLIGEIRAASPGKAVCMSGLC from the coding sequence ATGACAAGCGAGCAAGTATTCCGGAAATATTCAGAGGCCGGCGTGGATATCGACAGGGGCAACGCCTTTGTCGAGCGCATCAAACCGCTGGTCGCTGCCACCCACAAACGCGGCGTGCTGAGCGATCTGGGAGGTTTTTCCGGCCTCTTCAGCCTGAGCGGCGAGCACGTGAACAATCCGGTGCTCGTGTCGTCCACCGATGGTGTGGGCACCAAGCTCGCTGTCGCCAAGCTGATGAACCGGCACGACACCATTGGCATCGATCTGGTGGCCATGTGTGTGAACGACGTGGTGGTCTGCGGAGCCAAGCCGCTCTTTTTTCTCGACTATTTTGCCAGCAGCGCGCTGGAGCTGGATCAGGCGACCGAGGTCCTGCGGGGCATTGCAGAGGGCTGCAGGCAGGCAGGCTGCTCGCTGATTGGCGGCGAGACCGCGGAAATGCCGGGGCTCTATCAACCGGGCGACTATGACCTGGCCGGCTTTGCCGTGGGCATCTGCGACCGCGACATGATCATCGACGGCAGCGATATCCGGGTGGGCAATAAAATCATCGGGCTGGCCTCGAGCGGCCTGCACTCCAATGGCTATTCCCTGGCACGGAAAATCTTTTTTGAAACCGAGGGCAGAAAGGTCGACGACTACGTGGCCGAGCTGGGCCGTACTGTGGGTGAGGAGCTGCTGACCCCGACCAGGATCTATGTGGAGACACTGGTCAACACCCTGCGCCGCCACCGGATCAACGGGCTGGTGCATATCACCGGCGGCGGCTTTCTGGACAATATCCCCCGGGTGCTGCCGACCGGCTGTGTGGCCCAGATCGAGCCCGGCTCCTGGCCGGTGCCCCCGGTCTTCGGCTATCTGCAGGACAAGGGTCAGGTGAGCCCGCTGGAAATGTACCGCACCTTCAACATGGGCATCGGCATGATTGCCATAGTTGGAGCCAGGGAGGTGGAAGACCTCATGCAGCAGTTCGAGGCCTTTGGTGAAAAAGCCTATCTTATCGGCGAAATCAGGGCAGCCAGTCCTGGCAAGGCGGTCTGCATGAGCGGCCTGTGCTGA